The Camelina sativa cultivar DH55 chromosome 14, Cs, whole genome shotgun sequence genome includes a window with the following:
- the LOC104741791 gene encoding BUD13 homolog: protein MAAARAGGKSLKDYLKKYECSDVVEKKKKKKKQKKKPAKPEAKGVLVVDEDPVWQKQVDPEEDESENDSAEEKPVVDEDIEVKRMRRLEEIKARRAHNAIAEDGSGWVTLPPSREDTTSDISPPRRPRTRNDSPSPEPEPRRAVADRAETDMSPPRRRKRHNTPSPEPNRKHDSDMSPPRKRKARNDSPSPEPDDKVLKNLSEDLSPPRRRQVHSPSRGSSRRRSDSVEVDDDLSPPRRKRDLHGSPVADVKKESNDLSPPRRRRYHSPSPEPGRRPAKSVVSNADLSPPRRNKASRDSDLSPQRKTADSRRSSENVSRNSNIDSSPPRRPRRESPPPQTAKEQRKTGLISGKDIGSEYRKKKEDEQLRFKNMDSELTGQNAEAVFRDKITGKRITKEEYLKSKQKKVIEKPKEIKLEWGKGLAQKREAEARLQELELEKEKPFARTRDDPELDQMMKERVRWGDPMAHLVKKKRHETTLVDLGDDEKMKESGFIIPQAVPKHSWLTRGLEAATNRYGIKPGRHWDGVDRSNGTEKKMIQKTNEKKATEIEAYLWSVADM from the exons ATGGCTGCTGCAAGAGCAGGAGGCAAGTCTTTAAAAGATTACTTGAAGAAGTATGAATGTAGTGATGTtgtagaaaagaagaagaagaagaagaagcagaagaagaagccagCTAAACCTGAAGCCAAAGGTGTTTTAGTTGTGGATGAAGATCCAGTTTGGCAGAAGCAGGTTGATCCTGAAGAGGATGAAAGCGAAAATGATTCAGCAG AGGAAAAACCTGTGGTTGATGAAGACATTGAAGTTAAGAGAATGAGGAGGTTGGAGGAAATTAAGGCAAGGCGTGCTCATAATGCCATTGCTGAGGATGGGAGTGGGTGGGTGACATTACCTCCAAGCCGTGAGGACACAACATCTGATATTTCTCCTCCACGTAGACCAAGAACTCGTAATGACTCACCCTCTCCTGAGCCTGAGCCTAGACGCGCGGTTGCGGATAGAGCTGAAACAGATATGTCACCACCACGTCGGAGAAAACGTCACAATACGCCTTCACCTGAACCTAACAGAAAACATGATTCTGATATGTCACCACCTCGCAAAAGAAAAGCTAGGAATGACTCGCCTTCTCCTGAACCAGACGATAAAGTCCTCAAAAATCTGAGTGAAGATCTATCTCCTCCTCGCAGGAGACAGGTTCATTCTCCATCACGTGGTTCTAGCAGAAGGCGTTCTGATTCTGTTGAGGTGGACGATGATTTATCTCCGCCTCGCAGGAAAAGGGATTTACATGGTTCACCTGTCGCAGATGTTAAAAAGGAGAGCAATGACCTTTCTCCTCCACGAAGAAGACGATATCATTCTCCATCACCTGAGCCGGGTAGAAGGCCTGCAAAATCTGTTGTCTCAAATGCTGATTTATCTCCTCCCCGCAGGAATAAGGCTTCTCGAGACTCAGATCTTTCTCCTCAGAGAAAAACTGCGGATTCTCGACGTTCTTCTGAAAATGTGTCCAGGAATTCCAATATTGATAGCTCTCCTCCAAGGAGACCACGCAGAGAATCGCCACCTCCTCAAACAGCTAAGGAGCAACGAAAGACCGGATTGATTAGTGGCAAAGACATTGGAAGTGAATATCGAAAGAAAAAGGAGGATGAACAATTGAG GTTTAAAAATATGGATTCCGAGCTAACTGGTCAAAATGCAGAAGCAGTGTTCCGTGACAAGATCACAG GGAAGCGTATAACAAAGGAGGAATATCTTAAATCCaagcaaaaaaaagtaattgagAAGCCAAAG GAGATAAAACTGGAATGGGGCAAAGGTTTAGCTCAGAAGCGTGAAGCTGAAGCTAGACTACAGGAACTTGAGCTTGAGAAGGAGAAGCCATTTGCTCGGACaag GGATGATCCCGAGCTTGATCAAATGATGAAAGAAAGAGTTAGATGGGGAGATCCAATGGCTCATTTGGTCAAG AAAAAGCGGCATGAGACAACTCTTGTGGATCTAGGAGAcgatgagaagatgaaagaatcTGGGTTCATTATACCACAAGCTGTGCCTAAACACAGTTGGTTGACGAGAGGACTAGAAGCTGCTACAAACCGGTATGGAATTAAACCGGGTAGACACTGGGATGGGGTCGACCGTAGTAACG GAACTGAGAAGAAAATGATTCAGAAGACCAATGAGAAGAAAGCAACAGAAATAGAGGCTTATCTCTGGTCCGTTGCAGACATGTGA
- the LOC104741792 gene encoding protein BREVIS RADIX-like: MFSCIACTKADGGEEVEHGARGGTTPNTKEAVKSLTIQIKDMALKFSGAYKQCKPCTGSSSSPLKKGHRHFPDYDNASEGVPYPYMGGSAGSTPAWDFTNSSHHPAGLSDSKFTSICGNNRESISAQSCDVVLDDEGPKEWMAQVEPGVHITFASLPTGGNDLKRIRFSREMFDKWQAQRWWGENYDKIVELYNVQRFNRQALQTPARSEDQSQRDSTYSKMDSARESKDWTPRHNFRPPGNVPHHFYGGSSNYGPGSYHGGGPPMDAARTTTSSRDDPPSMSNASEMQAEWIEEDEPGVYITIRQLADGTRELRRVRFSRERFGEVHAKTWWEQNRERIQTQYL; this comes from the exons ATGTTTTCTTGTATAGCTTGTACCAAAGCAGACGGAGGTGAAGAAGTTGAACATGGAGCGCGTGGTGGCACCACTCCCAATACTAAAGAAGCCGTCAAAAGCCTAACCAtacag ATCAAAGATATGGCTTTAAAATTCTCTGGTGCTTATAAACAATGCAAGCCATGCACTGGTTCCTCTAGCAGCCCCTTAAAGAAAGGACATAGACATTTCCCGGATTATGACAATGCTTCTGAAGGTGTTCCATATCCTTACATGGGTGGAAGTGCTGGTTCAACTCCTGCTTGGGACTTTACAAACTCTTCTCACCATCCAGCTGGACTGTCAGACTCAAAATTTACCTCAATATGTGGAAATAATCGGGAATCTATCTCTGCACAGTCTTGTGATGTGGTACTGGATGATGAAGGGCCTAAAGAGTGGATGGCTCAGGTAGAACCTGGTGTTCATATTACATTCGCTTCGCTTCCTACTGGAGGAAACGATCTCAAACGGATCCGCTTCAG CCGGGAGATGTTCGATAAGTGGCAAGCACAACGGTGGTGGGGTGAGAACTATGACAAGATCGTTGAGCTTTACAATGTACAAAGATTTAACCGCCAAGCTCTACAAACGCCTGCTAGATCCGAGGATCag TCACAGAGAGATTCAACTTACTCAAAGATGGATTCAGCGAGAGAAAGCAAAGACTGGACTCCAAGACACAACTTCAGACCACCAGGAAATGTCCCGCATCACTTCTATGGCGGCTCTAGTAACTATGGACCAGGAAGTTATCATGGAGGAGGACCTCCAATGGATGCAGCACGAACCACCACTTCTTCCAGAGATGATCCACCGTCCATGAGCAATGCTAGTGAAATGCAGGCTGAGTGGATCGAAGAAGACGAGCCCGGTGTTTACATTACCATCAGACAATTAGCAGATGGGACTAGAGAGCTACGTCGAGTCAGATTCAG CCGGGAACGATTTGGGGAAGTGCATGCAAAGACATGGTGGGAGCAGAACAGAGAGAGAATACAAACACAGTACCTctaa
- the LOC104741793 gene encoding aquaporin NIP3-1-like isoform X1 produces MAEISDITTQTQITVLEIEDGQSGNHSSSPDSSGPLVSVSFVQKLIGEFVGTFTMIFAGCSAIVVNETYGKPVTLPGIALVWGLTVMVMIYSIGHVSGAHFNPAVSIAFASSKRFPFNQVPGYIAAQVLGSTLAAGTLRLVFNLNDNVCSLKGDVYVGTYPSNSNTTSFIMEFIATFNLMFVISAVATDKRATGSFAGIAIGATVVLDILFSGPISGASMNPARSLGPALIWGCYNDLWLYIVSPIIGALSGAWTYDMLRSTKKSYKEIIRPNCDKVSSRDRQEASQDENCLLRVVDPSNQNYFICSSPTKIDDKCNVTCKFE; encoded by the exons ATGGCCGAGATCTCTGATATTACTACTCAGACTCAAATCACCGTCTTGGAAATTGAAGATGGTCAATCCGGGAATCATTCCTCGTCACCGGATTCCTCCGGTCCTCTTGTATCCGTATCGTTCGTTCAAAAG TTGATTGGAGAGTTCGTGGGAACATTCACTATGATATTTGCCGGCTGCTCAGCCATCGTGGTAAATGAGACGTACGGTAAACCGGTGACACTTCCTGGTATAGCTTTGGTATGGGGACTAACGGTAATGGTTATGATCTACTCAATTGGTCACGTCTCCGGTGCACATTTCAACCCTGCTGTTTCTATTGCCTTTGCCTCTTCTAAAAGGTTCCCTTTTAATCAG GTTCCAGGGTACATAGCTGCTCAAGTTCTCGGATCAACCTTAGCAGCCGGAACTCTACGGCTTGTTTTCAATCTCAACGACAACGTATGTAGCCTCAAGGGAGATGTATATGTGGGAACATATCCGTCAAACTCTAACACGACATCGTTCATAATGGAGTTCATTGCTACTTTCAATCTAATGTTCGTTATATCTGCTGTTGCTACTGATAAACGAGCAACCGGGTCATTCGCAGGAATTGCTATCGGTGCTACCGTAGTACTCGACATCCTTTTCTCCGG GCCAATTTCCGGAGCATCTATGAATCCAGCAAGAAGCTTAGGGCCTGCACTTATATGGGGATGTTATAATGACTTATGGTTATACATAGTTTCACCGATCATCGGGGCACTATCAGGTGCATGGACTTACGATATGTTACGATccacaaaaaaatcatataaagagATTATTCGTCCAAATTGCGATAAAGTTTCTTCGAGAGATCGCCAAGAAGCTTCTCAAGATGAGAATTGTCTTCTACGAGTGGTTGATCCGTCTAACCAgaattattttatatgttcaTCACCTACTAAAATCGACGACAAATGTAATGTCACATGTAAGTTCGAGTGA
- the LOC104741793 gene encoding aquaporin NIP3-1-like isoform X2 produces MAEISDITTQTQITVLEIEDGQSGNHSSSPDSSGPLVSVSFVQKLIGEFVGTFTMIFAGCSAIVVNETYGKPVTLPGIALVWGLTVMVMIYSIGHVSGAHFNPAVSIAFASSKRFPFNQANFRSIYESSKKLRACTYMGML; encoded by the exons ATGGCCGAGATCTCTGATATTACTACTCAGACTCAAATCACCGTCTTGGAAATTGAAGATGGTCAATCCGGGAATCATTCCTCGTCACCGGATTCCTCCGGTCCTCTTGTATCCGTATCGTTCGTTCAAAAG TTGATTGGAGAGTTCGTGGGAACATTCACTATGATATTTGCCGGCTGCTCAGCCATCGTGGTAAATGAGACGTACGGTAAACCGGTGACACTTCCTGGTATAGCTTTGGTATGGGGACTAACGGTAATGGTTATGATCTACTCAATTGGTCACGTCTCCGGTGCACATTTCAACCCTGCTGTTTCTATTGCCTTTGCCTCTTCTAAAAGGTTCCCTTTTAATCAG GCCAATTTCCGGAGCATCTATGAATCCAGCAAGAAGCTTAGGGCCTGCACTTATATGGGGATGTTATAA
- the LOC104777228 gene encoding phosphomevalonate kinase isoform X1: MSVVASAPGKVLMTGGYLILEKPNAGLVLSTNARFYAIVKPINEEVKSESWAWQWTDVKLTSPQLSRESMYKLSLKHLTLQCVSASDSRNPFVEHAIQYAIAAAHLATDKDKEALHKLFLQGLDITILGSNDFYSYRNQIESRGLPLTPESLGTLAPFASITFNAAESNGANSKPEVAKTGLGSSAAMTTAVVAALLHYLGVVDLSEPCREGKFGCSDLDVIHMIAQTSHCLAQGEVGSGFDVSCAVYGSQRYVRFSPEVLSSAQVAVTGLPLYEVIGKILKGNWDHERSEISLPPLMNLFLGEPGSGGSSTPSMVGAVKKWQMSDPEKARDNWQKLSEANLELETKLNILSKLAKDHWDVYLGVIKSCSLLTSEKWVLHATEPINEAIIKELLGAREAMLGIRILMRQMGEAAGVPIEPESQTQLLDSTMNAEGVLFAGVPGAGGFDAIFAITLGDSGSKLTQAWSSQNVLALLVREDPHGVCLESGDPRTTGITSGVSSVHLE, encoded by the exons ATGTCTGT TGTTGCTTCTGCTCCTGGGAAGGTGTTGATGACTGGAGGCTACCTCATACTTGAGAAGCCAAATGCAGGGCTTGTGTTGAGTACAAATGCACGGTTCTATGCGATTGTGAAGCCGATCAATGAAGAAGTTAAGTCTGAAAGTTGGGCAtgg CAATGGACAGATGTCAAATTAACTTCACCACAGCTCTCAAGAGAAAGCATGTATAAACTGTCACTTAAACACTTGACTCTTCAGTGTGTGTCTGCAAG TGATTCAAGAAACCCCTTTGTAGAGCATGCTATACAGTATGCTATAGCTGCTGCTCATTTGGCAACTGACAAGGACAAAGAAGCATTGCACAAGCTCTTCTTGCAAG GTCTTGATATCACAATCTTAGGCTCCAATGACTTCTACTCATATCGGAACcag ATAGAATCACGTGGGCTTCCATTGACACCAGAGTCGTTGGGTACCCTTGCACCTTTTGCATCAATCACATTCAACGCTGCCGAGTCAAATGGTGCTAACAGCAAGCCTGAAGTAGCAAAAACTGGCTTAGGTTCTTCTGCAGCAATGACTACAGCTGTGGTTGCAGCTCTGCTACATTACCTTGGAGTAGTTGACCTATCCGAACCATGTAGAGAAGGAAAGTTTGGTTGTTCTGATCTAGATGTTATCCATATGATAGCACAAACATCTCATTGTCTTGCACAAGGGGAGGTCGGAAGTGGGTTTGATGTCAGCTGTGCTGTCTATGGGAGTCAGCGTTATGTTCGCTTCTCTCCAGAAGTCTTGTCATCGGCTCAG GTTGCAGTAACAGGTCTGCCATTATATGAAGTTATTGGCAAAATATTGAAGGGAAACTGGGACCATGAGAGATCTGAGATCTCTTTACCGCCACTGATGAATCTT TTCCTAGGAGAACCTGGAAGTGGTGGATCCTCCACACCATCAATGGTAGGTGCTGTAAAGAAGTGGCAAATGTCTGATCCAGAGAAGGCACGAGATAATTGGCAGAAGTTGTCAGAAGCAAATTTAGAACTGGAAACTAAGCTAAACATTCTGAGCAAATTAGCTAAAGACCACTGGGATGTTTATCTAGGAGTCATTAAGTCTTGTAGTCTGCTCACTTCTGAAAAG TGGGTACTACATGCTACTGAGCCGATCAATGAAGCGATTATTAAAGAACTCTTAGGGGCAAGAGAAGCTATGTTGGGGATCAGAATTCTTATGCGTCAGATGGGTGAGGCTGCTGGAGTTCCg ATAGAGCCTGAATCCCAAACTCAACTTTTGGATTCTACAATGAATGCTGAAGGGGTTCTATTTGCTGGTGTTCCTGGAGCTGGTGGATTTGATGCCATATTTGCAATTACTTTAGGGGATTCCGGCAGCAAACTGACCCAAGCATGGAGTTCACAAAATGTTTTGGCCTTGTTGGTGAGAGAAGATCCACACGGCGTTTGCCTAGAAAGTGGTGATCCACGCACCACAGGTATTACTTCAGGCGTTTCATCAGTTCATCTTGAGTAA
- the LOC104777228 gene encoding phosphomevalonate kinase isoform X2: MTGGYLILEKPNAGLVLSTNARFYAIVKPINEEVKSESWAWQWTDVKLTSPQLSRESMYKLSLKHLTLQCVSASDSRNPFVEHAIQYAIAAAHLATDKDKEALHKLFLQGLDITILGSNDFYSYRNQIESRGLPLTPESLGTLAPFASITFNAAESNGANSKPEVAKTGLGSSAAMTTAVVAALLHYLGVVDLSEPCREGKFGCSDLDVIHMIAQTSHCLAQGEVGSGFDVSCAVYGSQRYVRFSPEVLSSAQVAVTGLPLYEVIGKILKGNWDHERSEISLPPLMNLFLGEPGSGGSSTPSMVGAVKKWQMSDPEKARDNWQKLSEANLELETKLNILSKLAKDHWDVYLGVIKSCSLLTSEKWVLHATEPINEAIIKELLGAREAMLGIRILMRQMGEAAGVPIEPESQTQLLDSTMNAEGVLFAGVPGAGGFDAIFAITLGDSGSKLTQAWSSQNVLALLVREDPHGVCLESGDPRTTGITSGVSSVHLE, from the exons ATGACTGGAGGCTACCTCATACTTGAGAAGCCAAATGCAGGGCTTGTGTTGAGTACAAATGCACGGTTCTATGCGATTGTGAAGCCGATCAATGAAGAAGTTAAGTCTGAAAGTTGGGCAtgg CAATGGACAGATGTCAAATTAACTTCACCACAGCTCTCAAGAGAAAGCATGTATAAACTGTCACTTAAACACTTGACTCTTCAGTGTGTGTCTGCAAG TGATTCAAGAAACCCCTTTGTAGAGCATGCTATACAGTATGCTATAGCTGCTGCTCATTTGGCAACTGACAAGGACAAAGAAGCATTGCACAAGCTCTTCTTGCAAG GTCTTGATATCACAATCTTAGGCTCCAATGACTTCTACTCATATCGGAACcag ATAGAATCACGTGGGCTTCCATTGACACCAGAGTCGTTGGGTACCCTTGCACCTTTTGCATCAATCACATTCAACGCTGCCGAGTCAAATGGTGCTAACAGCAAGCCTGAAGTAGCAAAAACTGGCTTAGGTTCTTCTGCAGCAATGACTACAGCTGTGGTTGCAGCTCTGCTACATTACCTTGGAGTAGTTGACCTATCCGAACCATGTAGAGAAGGAAAGTTTGGTTGTTCTGATCTAGATGTTATCCATATGATAGCACAAACATCTCATTGTCTTGCACAAGGGGAGGTCGGAAGTGGGTTTGATGTCAGCTGTGCTGTCTATGGGAGTCAGCGTTATGTTCGCTTCTCTCCAGAAGTCTTGTCATCGGCTCAG GTTGCAGTAACAGGTCTGCCATTATATGAAGTTATTGGCAAAATATTGAAGGGAAACTGGGACCATGAGAGATCTGAGATCTCTTTACCGCCACTGATGAATCTT TTCCTAGGAGAACCTGGAAGTGGTGGATCCTCCACACCATCAATGGTAGGTGCTGTAAAGAAGTGGCAAATGTCTGATCCAGAGAAGGCACGAGATAATTGGCAGAAGTTGTCAGAAGCAAATTTAGAACTGGAAACTAAGCTAAACATTCTGAGCAAATTAGCTAAAGACCACTGGGATGTTTATCTAGGAGTCATTAAGTCTTGTAGTCTGCTCACTTCTGAAAAG TGGGTACTACATGCTACTGAGCCGATCAATGAAGCGATTATTAAAGAACTCTTAGGGGCAAGAGAAGCTATGTTGGGGATCAGAATTCTTATGCGTCAGATGGGTGAGGCTGCTGGAGTTCCg ATAGAGCCTGAATCCCAAACTCAACTTTTGGATTCTACAATGAATGCTGAAGGGGTTCTATTTGCTGGTGTTCCTGGAGCTGGTGGATTTGATGCCATATTTGCAATTACTTTAGGGGATTCCGGCAGCAAACTGACCCAAGCATGGAGTTCACAAAATGTTTTGGCCTTGTTGGTGAGAGAAGATCCACACGGCGTTTGCCTAGAAAGTGGTGATCCACGCACCACAGGTATTACTTCAGGCGTTTCATCAGTTCATCTTGAGTAA